In the genome of Podarcis raffonei isolate rPodRaf1 chromosome 17, rPodRaf1.pri, whole genome shotgun sequence, one region contains:
- the LOC128405178 gene encoding major urinary protein-like produces MNSVLILIVFAGTCSAVPKYKVPVPIPMMPDLDLKKLTGKWFPIATVQYDKQTREVYGYLMEPKQNGELVLKIDVPKNGDCRRKKVVLYPIKRAEFDTEDEKTTVRIVDTDYETYHIIHFLMEHMGMLQLYGREQTVADEVKEKFKTLATDLQFDPDAIAYVSENNLCI; encoded by the exons ATGAACAGTGTGCTGATTCTTATTGTGTTTGCTGGCACCTGCTCAGCAGTTCCTAAGTACAAGGTTCCTGTACCCATTCCGATGATGCCAGACTTGGATCTAAAGAAG CTCACTGGTAAGTGGTTTCCTATTGCAACAGTACAGTATGACAAACAGACGAGAGAAGTCTATGGCTATTTAATGGAGCCCAAACAGAATGGAGAACTGGTCCTCAAAATTGATGTTCCTAA AAATGGAGATTGTCGGCGTAAAAAAGTTGTTCTATACCCTATAAAGCGGGCCGAATTTGATACTGAAG ATGAGAAAACTACAGTACGCATTGTGGATACAGATTATGAGACTTACCATATCATCCACTTCCTAATGGAGCATATGGGCATGCTACAGCTCTATG GCAGGGAACAGACTGTGGCAGATGAAGTGaaagaaaaatttaaaacttTGGCCACAGATTTGCAATTCGATCCAGATGCAATCGCCTATGTATCCGAAAATA ATCTCTGTATATAA